The Manis javanica isolate MJ-LG chromosome 4, MJ_LKY, whole genome shotgun sequence genome contains a region encoding:
- the C4H17orf67 gene encoding uncharacterized protein C17orf67 homolog isoform X2, which yields MKKLFALALSLTFLTFFSGASRMLPEKQAKQLLRSRRQDRPSKPGFPDEPRREYMHHLLGLERRAEEQFLEHWLNPHCKPHCDRNVVHPV from the exons ATGAAGAAATTATTCGCGCTCGCACTCTCTCTCACCTTCCTGACTTTCTTCTCAG GGGCCTCCCGGATGCTGCCTGAGAAGCAGGCCAAACAGCTCCTGAGGTCCCGGCGCCAGGACAGGCCCAGCAAACCTGGGTTCCCCGACGAGCCCAGGCGG GAGTACATGCACCACCTGCTCGGCCTGGAGCGCCGCGCTGAGGAGCAGTTCCTGGAGCACTGGCTGAACCCTCACTGCAAGCCCCACTGCGACAGGAATGTGGTCCACCCCGTGTAG
- the C4H17orf67 gene encoding uncharacterized protein C17orf67 homolog isoform X1, giving the protein MVSAFSGSINKPQAGCGFLQVGRLIPGELILQQAGRGTEGRMKKLFALALSLTFLTFFSGASRMLPEKQAKQLLRSRRQDRPSKPGFPDEPRREYMHHLLGLERRAEEQFLEHWLNPHCKPHCDRNVVHPV; this is encoded by the exons ATGGTAAGTGCTTTCAGCGGGAGCATAAACAAGCCTCAGGCCGGATGTGGCTTCCTCCAAGTAGGCCGGCTCATTCCTGGGGAGCTCATTCTGCAACAGGCTGGGAGAGGAACCGAAGGCAGGATGAAGAAATTATTCGCGCTCGCACTCTCTCTCACCTTCCTGACTTTCTTCTCAG GGGCCTCCCGGATGCTGCCTGAGAAGCAGGCCAAACAGCTCCTGAGGTCCCGGCGCCAGGACAGGCCCAGCAAACCTGGGTTCCCCGACGAGCCCAGGCGG GAGTACATGCACCACCTGCTCGGCCTGGAGCGCCGCGCTGAGGAGCAGTTCCTGGAGCACTGGCTGAACCCTCACTGCAAGCCCCACTGCGACAGGAATGTGGTCCACCCCGTGTAG